A genomic region of Rhodohalobacter sp. SW132 contains the following coding sequences:
- a CDS encoding SpvB/TcaC N-terminal domain-containing protein, producing MRDNSSKYPKENREGNTGISELIKENPTQSDAIEIPQISLPKGGGALRGIDEKFEVNAANGTAGFSILLPVTPGRNGFAPSLTLSYNSGAGNSPYGLGWSLSLPAIQRKTDNKLPRYRDGKEEDIFMFSGAEDLVPYLIKNESGEWEAKEFTREAYRVKQYRPRVEGGFARIEKINHHAHGVYWKVTTKKNMATIFGRNPSARIADPEDNSRIFQWMPELSYDDKGNWIRYHYKKDSNLNEDGSLNEDVSIPAHLYEKSRKSGLAPFSNVYLKKVIYGNRNPYYADPSMPYDPPLPEDADYFFEVVMDYGEHDETTPTPSEDIVWQYRQDAFSSYRSGFEIRTNRLCKRILMFHHFEEETQLHGYRENGNPIESPFGVNYLVRSLDLQYEPAIINRQSFSIDGTSPAEVVYLSSVTQNGYIRKPDGSYSKKALPPIEFTYEMLNWNREVRTVSKENIMNAPVGLTNNYQWVDLYGEGISGILTEQGGGWYYKSNLGDVEEDGEVTFTPAQKVIPKPSFTGLGNGVLSLQDLAANGEKQVVVNTPGLKGYYELTHDNGWTSFKEFEQIANVDLQDPNTRLIDLNGDGQAELVVTEENVFVWYAADGKKGHHPAQRTLKTFDEEEGPAIVFADSQQTIFLADMSGDGLTDIARIRNGEVCYWANKGYGTFSAKVSMSNAPVFDYPDQFNPQYLHLADVSGTGATDIIYLGKNKFRAFINLCGNSWSDAHEIEPFLSVDSNTKLSVTDLLGTGTSCIVWSSDLPAHANTPMRYIDLMDSKKPHVMIHYRNNLGKETRMEYKSSTYFYLQDKRSGKPWITKLPFPVQVVNRSIVEEKITDVRFSSQYRYHHGYYDHPEREFRGFGMVEQIDTEYYPEWSSNNAGNQLEKDEKLYQKPVLTKTWFHTGAFLDRERILDHFKSEYWFEEYNRSFPDAPLTVAEPELSDATIEVSAFLHDAGTTVLNTDEWREALRSCKGMTLRQEVFALDGEETDPDSLIKQAKPFSVATHNSQIQMLQQKGNNRHAVFMVTEKETIAIQYERNEADPRIAHTLNVSIDDMGNVLESASVVYPRKIEALNHSINALETRINSLSYEREEERTAVLAAVDNLSIEQAKTLITYTVHKLTDDILEADVYRLRLPCETKIYEITGLSRTGQLFQIEDFNTLIGEDNVIGYNGSPDPLSVQLRPIEHIQSTYYNNDLTAELGLEEHGNHGIPFQTYQLAWTPDLLAEIFEDKLPSATVDLENLLSDNDDNTDGDQSYSQCRFVHRGDDNWWIRSGTTHFYQNTAETFTDMQDRFFTPQTFLDPFGSETRVSYYKDYFLLMDTSTNAIGNEIAVEEFNFRTLSPTRMRDINDNLSEVLVDELGLVKAMSMLGKGEQADNLHGLSDFMTVDEPDQITGYFSLSDTADLRNHARALLQNATARFVYDFNRYANSMDLLEDQERDNPEAGPCEQVKLLPIVVGSILRERHVQDVLNDPVLTESPLQLSFEYSDGLGNVAMKKVQAEPGPALRLNIQPDCSYTIETVDTGADDQLRWIGSGRTVLNNKGNPVKQYEPYFSVSPFYEDAKELVERGVTPIIHYDVAGRNIRTELPDGTFTRVEFDPWQQATFDTSDTVLETDAPSASGNTWYEARLTGAMGAAAQQAAEKSAVHSGTPSRVFLDTLGRPILSLEHNRWNIHRDGATESFEEIYGTFIHLDIEGNARSVVDGRGNTVMSWKYDILGHRVYQESMDTGRRWMLNNVAGNPIQSWDERGHILRYTYDILQRPLATHISDGDGETHLDHTIARIFYGEGETDDKARNLRGQAYRLYDSSGLLQNDTFDFKGGLLTGTRQLASDPEAEVIDWPEHPADSLLDSERFTKNTRYDALGRIVRLENWHSANTKTGIYIPQYNARGVLQSENFGLDGSSTPAIADIQYNEKGQRTRIQYGNDTVTRYEYDPLTNRLLLLRTTSDRGSTLHQELHYTYDASGNITEIRDDAYRVTYFDNVRIEPRSRYTYDSLYRLIEARGRENSSFNEAPSRQEPDAIPNVTFPENDATVSRNYVQSYTYDVAGNILEMRHRAGTGSFSLRWTRNYEYAPDSNRLTRTSTNSDSSGVNYDYDAHGSMLNLINSPDDFRMSRDYRDMIHTVNLGGGGRAYYQYDSNKQRTRKRIERLNGTIEERIYLEGMEIYRRTTNGGSPEEEIETHHLFADDQRVLIVEDVKFSGTSGLPEAVLFRYQYSNHLGSVGLELNQAGQLISYEEYHPYGTTAYRAKGADVQSVAKRYRYTGMERDEETGLSYHTARYYLSWLGRWGSADPIGIEGGENVYTIANNNPIRYTDSSGLQPNDETETESATANSAAEPDEGLGSYEVEREEFDWDGELFFGRRNPYSLVPPLDFPILDPELLTLRPPGLFLPVLTPEGDEIFALIPPFNPPSCGSIPCRISDAIQEGAREYAVESGTTDSQFRQAIEQERQREEAAFRTITGQEPDTPDLGETLGRVGLDIAERAGFVEDLKNYALGEGLPLSIILGVGYLTYGAFRTGIEVDGTHLTDSLNTLSSIVPEVPIGDWALRFPGSDAVTVPGVSELPGEDVIGFGLGVSYTPGGEESGVKLLFDTNTRANIRDISRSRYEFNVGIELNLDRILP from the coding sequence ATGCGTGATAATAGCTCTAAATATCCGAAAGAAAATAGAGAGGGAAATACGGGCATTTCAGAACTTATTAAGGAAAACCCGACCCAATCCGACGCAATAGAAATACCACAAATATCCTTACCCAAAGGTGGTGGTGCATTAAGGGGTATCGATGAAAAATTTGAGGTTAATGCTGCAAACGGAACAGCTGGATTTAGTATCCTCCTTCCGGTTACCCCCGGCCGTAACGGGTTTGCTCCTTCACTCACGCTAAGCTACAACTCAGGTGCCGGCAATAGTCCTTATGGATTAGGATGGTCTCTTTCTTTACCTGCTATCCAGCGGAAAACGGATAATAAGCTTCCCCGATATCGGGATGGAAAAGAAGAGGATATTTTTATGTTTTCCGGGGCTGAAGACCTGGTACCATATTTAATAAAAAATGAAAGTGGCGAATGGGAGGCAAAAGAATTTACAAGAGAGGCTTATAGGGTAAAGCAGTATCGTCCCCGGGTGGAAGGAGGCTTTGCAAGAATAGAAAAGATCAATCACCACGCTCATGGTGTATATTGGAAGGTAACAACCAAAAAAAATATGGCCACGATTTTTGGCAGAAACCCCTCTGCCCGGATAGCAGATCCTGAGGATAATAGCCGCATTTTTCAATGGATGCCCGAGCTCAGCTATGATGACAAAGGCAACTGGATACGTTACCATTATAAAAAGGACAGCAATTTAAACGAAGATGGCAGTTTAAATGAGGATGTAAGCATACCCGCCCATCTTTATGAAAAAAGCAGGAAATCGGGATTAGCTCCTTTTTCAAATGTTTATTTGAAAAAAGTCATCTACGGCAACCGTAACCCGTATTATGCTGATCCTTCAATGCCTTATGATCCTCCCCTTCCCGAGGATGCGGATTATTTTTTTGAAGTGGTAATGGATTATGGTGAACACGATGAAACTACTCCTACCCCTTCAGAAGATATAGTATGGCAATATCGCCAGGATGCTTTTTCTTCATATCGCTCGGGATTTGAAATCAGAACAAACCGTTTATGCAAAAGGATCCTGATGTTTCACCATTTTGAAGAGGAAACGCAGCTGCATGGATATAGAGAAAATGGAAATCCCATAGAATCCCCTTTTGGTGTCAATTACCTGGTTCGCTCACTGGACCTGCAGTATGAACCTGCCATTATAAACCGGCAATCTTTTTCCATAGATGGTACGAGTCCGGCTGAAGTGGTTTATCTGAGTTCTGTTACACAGAATGGATATATCCGGAAACCAGATGGCAGCTATTCTAAAAAAGCACTGCCTCCCATAGAGTTCACCTACGAAATGCTCAATTGGAATAGGGAAGTAAGGACTGTCAGCAAAGAAAACATCATGAATGCGCCAGTGGGGCTTACCAATAATTACCAGTGGGTGGACCTGTATGGAGAAGGAATTTCTGGCATTCTTACCGAACAAGGAGGCGGCTGGTATTATAAAAGTAATTTAGGCGACGTGGAGGAGGACGGAGAAGTCACATTTACTCCGGCTCAAAAGGTAATTCCCAAACCTTCCTTTACCGGCCTGGGCAATGGAGTTTTATCTCTTCAGGATCTGGCCGCCAACGGAGAGAAACAGGTGGTGGTGAACACGCCTGGTTTGAAAGGTTATTATGAGCTTACCCATGATAACGGCTGGACGTCCTTTAAGGAGTTTGAACAGATCGCCAATGTAGACCTGCAAGATCCGAATACACGATTGATCGACCTGAATGGGGATGGTCAGGCTGAACTGGTCGTAACGGAAGAAAATGTGTTTGTATGGTATGCTGCCGACGGTAAAAAGGGACACCATCCCGCACAAAGAACTCTCAAAACCTTTGATGAAGAAGAGGGTCCGGCTATTGTTTTTGCCGATTCGCAACAAACTATTTTTCTGGCCGATATGTCCGGGGATGGCCTTACGGATATTGCCCGAATACGCAATGGAGAGGTGTGCTACTGGGCTAATAAAGGCTATGGAACATTTAGCGCCAAAGTCAGCATGAGCAATGCACCGGTTTTTGATTACCCGGACCAGTTTAATCCCCAATATTTACACCTGGCAGATGTAAGCGGAACGGGTGCCACCGACATCATTTACCTGGGAAAGAATAAATTCAGGGCCTTTATTAACTTATGCGGCAATTCCTGGAGTGATGCCCATGAAATCGAACCCTTCTTATCGGTAGACAGCAATACCAAACTTTCGGTTACCGACCTGCTGGGTACCGGTACCTCCTGTATCGTTTGGTCTTCCGATCTGCCGGCTCATGCCAATACTCCTATGCGTTACATCGACCTGATGGACAGTAAAAAGCCGCATGTAATGATCCATTACAGAAACAACCTGGGAAAAGAGACCCGGATGGAGTACAAAAGCTCTACTTATTTCTATTTGCAGGATAAACGGTCAGGCAAACCCTGGATCACCAAACTTCCTTTCCCGGTGCAGGTGGTGAACAGGTCGATTGTAGAAGAAAAAATTACTGACGTACGCTTTTCCAGTCAGTACCGCTATCACCACGGCTATTATGATCATCCGGAGCGGGAGTTTCGGGGTTTTGGCATGGTTGAGCAGATCGATACGGAATATTATCCGGAATGGAGCAGCAACAATGCCGGCAACCAGCTGGAAAAGGATGAAAAACTGTACCAGAAACCTGTACTGACCAAAACCTGGTTTCATACCGGCGCTTTTCTGGATCGGGAAAGGATTCTGGATCATTTTAAATCAGAATATTGGTTTGAAGAATATAACCGCTCTTTCCCCGATGCTCCTCTAACAGTTGCAGAGCCGGAACTTTCGGATGCCACAATAGAAGTTTCTGCATTTCTTCATGATGCCGGAACTACGGTACTGAATACGGATGAATGGCGGGAAGCCTTGCGGTCCTGCAAGGGCATGACCCTGCGGCAGGAGGTGTTCGCCCTGGATGGTGAAGAGACTGACCCTGATTCTTTAATCAAGCAAGCGAAACCTTTTTCCGTGGCAACCCATAATTCCCAAATACAAATGCTGCAGCAAAAAGGTAACAACCGCCATGCAGTTTTTATGGTAACCGAAAAGGAGACAATCGCCATACAGTATGAAAGAAATGAAGCCGATCCCCGCATCGCACATACCCTGAATGTATCCATAGACGACATGGGGAACGTCCTGGAATCCGCCTCCGTGGTATATCCCAGGAAAATAGAAGCCTTAAACCATTCCATAAACGCACTTGAAACGCGCATTAACAGCTTGTCCTATGAAAGAGAAGAGGAAAGAACGGCTGTTTTAGCTGCCGTAGACAATTTAAGTATAGAACAAGCTAAAACACTCATAACATATACGGTACATAAACTGACAGATGATATCCTGGAGGCGGATGTGTACAGGTTACGACTCCCCTGTGAAACCAAAATCTATGAAATTACGGGTTTAAGCCGGACAGGCCAACTTTTCCAGATAGAAGATTTTAATACCCTTATCGGTGAAGATAATGTTATTGGATATAATGGCTCCCCCGATCCTTTATCGGTTCAACTTCGCCCGATCGAACATATCCAAAGCACATATTATAACAATGACCTGACCGCTGAGCTGGGTCTGGAGGAACACGGGAATCATGGCATTCCCTTTCAGACATATCAACTTGCCTGGACACCGGATTTGCTGGCGGAAATTTTTGAAGATAAACTTCCCTCAGCCACAGTTGACCTGGAAAACCTGCTCAGTGACAACGACGATAATACAGACGGTGACCAAAGCTACAGCCAGTGCCGCTTTGTACACCGGGGGGATGATAACTGGTGGATCCGCTCCGGCACCACCCATTTTTACCAGAATACCGCTGAGACTTTTACTGATATGCAGGATCGTTTCTTTACCCCGCAGACTTTTCTCGATCCTTTCGGCTCCGAAACCCGGGTATCCTATTATAAGGATTACTTCCTTTTGATGGATACTTCGACGAATGCCATTGGTAATGAAATAGCGGTGGAAGAGTTTAATTTCCGCACCCTATCCCCCACAAGAATGCGGGACATCAACGATAATCTCTCCGAAGTGCTGGTGGATGAGCTGGGTCTGGTAAAAGCTATGTCCATGCTCGGAAAAGGAGAACAGGCGGATAATCTTCATGGGTTATCCGATTTTATGACTGTTGATGAACCGGACCAAATTACCGGATATTTTTCCTTGTCAGATACAGCCGATTTGAGAAACCATGCCCGGGCACTGCTCCAAAATGCTACGGCTCGCTTTGTTTATGATTTCAATCGCTATGCAAATTCCATGGATCTCCTTGAAGATCAGGAAAGAGATAATCCGGAAGCGGGTCCTTGCGAACAGGTAAAATTACTTCCAATAGTTGTAGGCTCAATCCTAAGGGAGCGTCATGTTCAGGATGTATTGAACGATCCTGTCCTGACGGAAAGCCCGCTTCAGCTAAGCTTTGAATATTCAGACGGCCTGGGCAATGTAGCCATGAAAAAAGTGCAGGCGGAACCCGGACCTGCTCTGCGATTGAACATACAGCCCGACTGCAGTTACACCATTGAAACCGTTGACACCGGCGCTGATGATCAACTTCGCTGGATCGGCAGCGGACGAACCGTCTTAAACAACAAAGGGAATCCTGTTAAGCAATATGAGCCGTATTTTTCCGTCAGCCCGTTTTATGAAGACGCCAAAGAACTGGTAGAACGTGGGGTAACACCTATAATCCATTATGATGTGGCAGGCCGGAATATAAGAACAGAACTGCCGGATGGTACCTTTACCCGAGTCGAATTCGATCCCTGGCAGCAGGCCACCTTTGACACCAGTGATACCGTGCTGGAAACCGATGCCCCTTCTGCTTCCGGGAATACCTGGTACGAAGCGAGATTAACGGGCGCCATGGGCGCGGCAGCCCAACAGGCAGCCGAAAAATCAGCCGTTCACAGCGGCACACCCAGCAGGGTATTTCTGGATACCCTGGGGAGGCCAATCCTTAGCCTGGAGCATAACCGGTGGAATATACATAGGGACGGAGCTACAGAATCATTTGAAGAGATCTACGGCACTTTTATTCATTTGGATATAGAGGGCAATGCACGATCTGTTGTAGATGGGCGTGGAAACACGGTAATGAGCTGGAAGTACGATATTCTCGGGCACCGGGTATACCAGGAGAGCATGGATACAGGAAGGCGCTGGATGCTGAACAATGTGGCCGGCAACCCTATTCAAAGCTGGGATGAGCGGGGGCATATTTTGCGGTACACTTATGACATTTTACAAAGGCCGCTTGCTACTCATATCTCGGATGGCGATGGAGAAACGCACCTGGACCATACCATTGCCCGGATATTTTATGGTGAAGGGGAAACCGATGACAAAGCCAGAAATCTCCGGGGACAAGCCTACCGGCTTTACGACTCAAGCGGATTGCTGCAAAATGACACATTTGATTTTAAAGGTGGCCTGCTGACAGGAACCCGGCAACTGGCATCGGACCCTGAAGCAGAAGTCATTGATTGGCCCGAACATCCTGCGGATAGTCTGCTGGATAGCGAAAGATTTACCAAAAATACTCGCTATGATGCCCTGGGACGGATTGTGCGGCTGGAAAATTGGCACAGCGCTAATACTAAAACTGGTATTTATATCCCACAATATAATGCCCGAGGTGTCCTGCAAAGTGAAAATTTTGGATTGGATGGCTCAAGCACACCGGCAATCGCAGATATCCAATACAATGAAAAAGGACAGCGAACAAGAATTCAGTATGGAAATGACACGGTAACCCGCTACGAGTATGACCCGCTGACCAACCGGCTCTTATTATTACGAACCACATCGGACCGCGGCAGTACGCTACACCAGGAGTTGCACTATACCTATGATGCATCAGGCAATATCACCGAAATACGGGATGATGCTTATCGGGTTACCTATTTTGATAACGTGCGCATAGAACCCCGCAGCCGTTACACCTACGACAGCCTCTATCGCCTGATCGAGGCCAGAGGCAGGGAAAACAGCAGCTTTAATGAAGCGCCTTCCCGGCAGGAACCGGATGCCATCCCGAATGTTACCTTCCCGGAAAATGACGCAACCGTTTCCCGCAACTATGTCCAATCTTATACATATGATGTTGCAGGCAATATACTGGAAATGCGGCACCGCGCCGGAACGGGAAGTTTCAGCTTACGCTGGACGAGAAATTACGAATATGCACCTGACAGCAACCGGTTAACCAGGACCTCTACCAATAGCGATTCTTCTGGAGTGAATTACGACTACGATGCCCACGGCAGTATGCTCAATCTGATCAACTCACCTGATGATTTCCGTATGAGCAGGGATTATCGCGACATGATCCATACGGTAAACCTGGGCGGCGGTGGAAGAGCCTATTACCAGTATGACAGCAACAAGCAACGGACCCGAAAGCGTATTGAGCGATTGAACGGTACTATAGAAGAACGCATCTATCTTGAAGGCATGGAGATATACCGCAGGACCACAAATGGAGGCAGTCCTGAAGAAGAAATTGAAACCCATCACCTGTTTGCAGACGACCAGCGGGTACTGATCGTGGAAGATGTAAAATTTTCCGGCACGTCAGGTTTACCGGAAGCTGTTTTATTCCGTTACCAATACAGCAATCATTTGGGATCGGTAGGACTGGAGCTTAACCAGGCCGGACAGTTGATTTCCTATGAAGAATACCACCCCTATGGCACCACAGCGTATCGTGCAAAAGGAGCCGATGTCCAATCCGTAGCCAAGCGCTACCGCTATACCGGTATGGAGCGGGATGAGGAGACTGGATTGAGTTATCACACGGCGAGGTATTATCTGTCCTGGTTAGGGAGGTGGGGAAGTGCGGATCCGATAGGGATAGAAGGAGGCGAAAATGTATATACTATTGCTAATAATAATCCTATCAGGTACACAGATTCTTCAGGGTTACAACCGAATGATGAAACAGAAACGGAATCAGCAACAGCGAACTCTGCTGCGGAACCTGATGAAGGTTTGGGCAGCTATGAAGTTGAGCGGGAAGAATTTGATTGGGACGGGGAGTTATTTTTCGGGAGAAGAAACCCCTATTCGTTAGTTCCTCCTCTCGATTTTCCGATTTTGGATCCAGAGTTGCTGACTTTGAGACCTCCAGGTCTTTTTTTACCCGTGCTAACCCCGGAAGGAGACGAGATTTTCGCACTAATACCACCTTTTAATCCACCTTCATGTGGATCTATCCCTTGTCGTATATCAGATGCTATCCAGGAAGGAGCCAGAGAATATGCAGTAGAAAGCGGTACGACGGATTCTCAGTTTAGACAAGCTATAGAACAAGAGCGGCAACGAGAAGAAGCTGCATTTCGGACTATTACAGGCCAGGAACCTGATACTCCCGATTTAGGAGAAACTCTGGGACGAGTAGGTTTAGATATTGCTGAACGTGCAGGCTTTGTGGAAGACCTGAAAAATTATGCGCTTGGTGAAGGGCTTCCTCTGTCGATTATATTGGGTGTAGGTTATCTCACTTACGGTGCTTTCAGGACAGGTATTGAAGTGGATGGCACTCATCTTACTGATTCACTTAATACTCTGAGCAGTATTGTGCCAGAAGTGCCTATAGGAGATTGGGCATTAAGATTCCCTGGATCGGATGCTGTTACTGTTCCTGGAGTATCGGAATTACCAGGAGAAGATGTCATTGGGTTTGGGCTTGGAGTGTCTTATACACCAGGTGGTGAAGAATCAGGAGTGAAACTTCTATTTGATACAAATACCCGTGCCAACATCCGGGATATAAGCCGATCACGATACGAGTTTAATGTGGGAATAGAATTAAACTTAGATCGTATTTTGCCCTGA